From one uncultured Paludibacter sp. genomic stretch:
- the rpsL gene encoding 30S ribosomal protein S12 (Evidence 2a : Function from experimental evidences in other organisms; Product type s : structure) gives MPTIQQLVRKGRVELIDKSKSPALDSCPQRRGVCVRVYTTTPKKPNSAMRKVARVRLTNQKEVNAYIPGEGHNLQEHSIVMVRGGRVKDLPGVRYHVVRGTLDTAGVNGRTQRRSKYGAKRPKPGQAAAAAKGKKK, from the coding sequence ATGCCTACAATTCAGCAATTAGTTAGAAAAGGAAGAGTAGAACTTATCGACAAAAGTAAATCTCCGGCATTGGACTCTTGTCCTCAACGTCGTGGAGTTTGCGTACGTGTATATACCACTACTCCTAAAAAACCTAACTCTGCAATGCGTAAAGTGGCTCGTGTACGTTTAACGAACCAAAAAGAAGTGAATGCTTACATTCCGGGTGAAGGACACAATTTGCAAGAACACTCTATCGTAATGGTACGTGGTGGTCGTGTAAAAGATCTTCCGGGAGTACGTTATCACGTGGTTCGCGGTACGTTGGATACAGCCGGTGTAAACGGTCGTACTCAACGTCGCTCTAAATACGGAGCAAAACGTCCTAAACCGGGACAAGCAGCTGCAGCGGCAAAAGGTAAAAAGAAATAA
- the fusA gene encoding protein chain elongation factor EF-G, GTP-binding (Evidence 2a : Function from experimental evidences in other organisms; PubMedId : 1398129, 6322136, 6989816, 7011903, 7016587, 7042386, 9298646; Product type f : factor) yields MAKGDLSFTRNIGIMAHIDAGKTTTSERILFYTGLTHKIGEVHDGAATMDWMEQEQERGITITSAATTTSWNYQGDKYKINLIDTPGHVDFTVEVERSLRILDGAVATFCAVGGVEPQSETVWRQADKYNVPRIGFVNKMDRSGADFYEVVRQVKEVLGAKPCPIQIPIGAEEKFKGVVDLVKMKAIFWHDETMGAEYSVEEIPADLLDEAQEWRDKMLEIVAEYDDAVMEKYFEDPSAITEDEIRAAIRKATLSMEINPMICGSAFKNKGVQTMLDAVCAYLPSPLDTPEIIGKDPRFEDKEIVRHPDANEPLTALAFKIATDPYVGRLCFFRVYSGKLAAGSYVYNTRSEKKERISRIFQMHSNKQNPVEVISAGDIGAGVGFKDIRTGDTLCDEAHPITLESMDFPAPVIGISVEPKTQKDLDKLGMGLSKLAEEDPTFTVHTDEQSGQTVISGMGELHLEIIIDRLKREFKVECNQGRPQVAYREAITQAVEIREVYKKQSGGRGKFADIIVRVEPKDKDFEGSLQFVDVVKGGNIPKEFIPSVQKGFQTAMKNGVLAGFPMDTLKVTLLDGSFHAVDSDQLSFEICAQLAYKTACAKAKPVLMEPIMKMEVVTPEESMGDVIGDLNKRRGQVEGMESSRTGARIVKAKVPLAETFGYVTALRTITSGRATSSMEFSHYAEVSSSIAKEVVAEAKGKVELL; encoded by the coding sequence ATGGCAAAAGGAGATTTAAGTTTTACGAGAAATATCGGTATTATGGCTCACATTGATGCCGGTAAAACAACAACATCTGAACGTATCCTTTTCTATACCGGTTTAACACATAAAATTGGAGAAGTTCACGATGGAGCTGCCACTATGGACTGGATGGAACAAGAGCAGGAACGTGGTATTACCATTACATCGGCTGCTACCACTACATCGTGGAATTACCAAGGAGATAAATATAAAATAAATCTGATTGACACTCCGGGACACGTTGACTTTACCGTAGAAGTAGAACGCTCTTTGCGTATTCTCGACGGTGCTGTTGCAACTTTCTGTGCAGTAGGAGGTGTAGAGCCGCAGTCAGAAACTGTTTGGCGTCAAGCAGATAAATATAATGTGCCGCGTATCGGTTTTGTAAATAAAATGGACCGTTCAGGTGCCGATTTTTACGAAGTTGTACGTCAGGTAAAAGAAGTTTTGGGAGCAAAACCTTGCCCAATTCAAATTCCAATCGGCGCTGAAGAAAAATTCAAAGGCGTGGTGGATTTAGTAAAAATGAAAGCCATTTTTTGGCACGACGAAACAATGGGTGCGGAATATTCTGTGGAAGAGATTCCTGCTGATTTGTTAGACGAAGCTCAAGAATGGAGAGATAAAATGTTGGAAATTGTAGCGGAATATGATGACGCTGTAATGGAAAAATATTTTGAAGACCCATCTGCAATTACTGAAGATGAGATCAGAGCAGCAATTCGTAAAGCTACATTATCAATGGAAATTAACCCGATGATTTGTGGTTCGGCGTTCAAAAACAAAGGCGTTCAAACTATGCTTGATGCTGTTTGTGCATATTTGCCAAGTCCGCTTGATACGCCTGAAATTATTGGGAAAGATCCGAGATTTGAAGACAAAGAAATTGTACGTCATCCTGATGCAAACGAACCGCTAACAGCGCTTGCATTTAAAATTGCAACCGATCCTTATGTGGGTCGTCTTTGCTTCTTCCGCGTATATTCGGGTAAATTAGCAGCCGGAAGCTACGTTTACAATACTCGTTCCGAGAAAAAAGAACGTATTTCACGTATCTTCCAAATGCACTCAAACAAACAAAATCCGGTTGAAGTTATTTCAGCAGGTGATATTGGGGCAGGAGTAGGTTTCAAAGATATTCGTACCGGAGATACATTGTGTGATGAAGCTCATCCGATTACTTTGGAATCAATGGACTTTCCTGCACCTGTTATTGGAATTTCTGTAGAACCTAAAACACAGAAAGATTTGGATAAACTCGGTATGGGATTGTCAAAATTAGCGGAAGAAGATCCTACATTTACAGTGCATACCGATGAGCAATCAGGACAAACCGTTATTAGCGGTATGGGTGAACTTCACTTGGAAATTATTATCGATCGTTTGAAACGTGAATTCAAAGTAGAATGTAATCAAGGACGTCCACAAGTTGCTTATCGTGAAGCAATTACTCAAGCGGTAGAAATTCGCGAAGTGTATAAAAAACAATCTGGTGGTCGTGGTAAGTTTGCTGATATTATTGTACGCGTAGAACCAAAAGATAAAGATTTTGAAGGTTCGTTACAATTTGTTGATGTTGTAAAAGGAGGTAACATTCCTAAAGAATTTATTCCTTCCGTACAAAAAGGTTTCCAAACTGCAATGAAAAACGGTGTTTTAGCCGGATTCCCTATGGATACGCTCAAAGTTACATTGCTTGATGGTTCGTTCCACGCGGTAGACTCTGACCAACTTTCTTTTGAAATTTGCGCTCAGCTTGCATATAAAACAGCTTGCGCGAAAGCAAAACCTGTTTTGATGGAGCCGATTATGAAAATGGAAGTAGTAACTCCCGAAGAAAGTATGGGAGACGTGATTGGAGACTTAAACAAACGCCGTGGACAGGTAGAAGGAATGGAAAGCAGCCGTACCGGTGCACGCATTGTAAAAGCAAAAGTACCTTTGGCAGAAACCTTTGGTTATGTAACGGCGCTCCGTACAATTACATCAGGACGCGCGACTTCTTCGATGGAATTTTCTCATTATGCAGAAGTCTCCAGTTCTATTGCAAAAGAAGTAGTTGCAGAAGCAAAAGGAAAGGTAGAATTACTATAA
- the rpsJ gene encoding 30S ribosomal subunit protein S10 (Evidence 2a : Function from experimental evidences in other organisms; PubMedId : 10094780, 12244297, 12809609, 3892488, 7007073, 7037196, 9298646; Product type s : structure): MSQKIRIKLKSYDHNLVDKSAEKIVKTVKATGAVVSGPIPLPTHKRIFTVNRSTFVNKKSREQFELSSYKRLIDIYSSTSKTVDALMKLELPSGVEVEIKV, encoded by the coding sequence ATGAGTCAAAAAATCAGAATTAAATTAAAATCATACGATCACAATTTAGTGGACAAATCTGCTGAAAAAATCGTAAAAACAGTAAAAGCTACAGGTGCTGTGGTAAGTGGTCCAATTCCTCTTCCAACTCACAAACGTATCTTTACAGTGAATCGTTCTACGTTCGTAAATAAAAAATCACGTGAACAATTTGAACTTTCATCGTACAAACGTCTTATCGACATTTACAGCTCAACAAGTAAAACTGTTGATGCATTGATGAAACTTGAATTACCAAGTGGAGTAGAAGTAGAAATTAAAGTATAA
- the rplW gene encoding 50S ribosomal subunit protein L23 (Evidence 2a : Function from experimental evidences in other organisms; PubMedId : 10094780, 12809609, 3892488, 391594; Product type s : structure) → MGIIIKPIVTEKMTQLGDKLNRYGFRVQKDANKIEIKQAIEEMYSVTVTDVNTLVVAPKRKSRYTKTGFVSGATSAYKKAVVTLKEGDKIDFYSNI, encoded by the coding sequence ATGGGAATTATTATAAAACCAATCGTTACTGAAAAAATGACTCAGTTGGGTGATAAACTCAACCGTTATGGCTTTAGAGTTCAAAAAGATGCGAACAAGATTGAAATTAAACAAGCAATCGAAGAAATGTATAGTGTAACAGTTACTGATGTAAACACATTAGTAGTAGCTCCCAAAAGAAAAAGTCGTTATACAAAAACAGGTTTTGTTAGTGGCGCTACATCAGCTTATAAAAAAGCTGTCGTTACATTAAAAGAAGGAGATAAAATAGATTTTTATAGCAATATTTAA
- a CDS encoding hypothetical protein (Evidence 5 : Unknown function) yields MGCKRKINGKEINNNKLERENNKSESINKYDILVCRFCIEYSFSKKISPILIAI; encoded by the coding sequence TTGGGTTGCAAAAGAAAAATTAATGGTAAAGAAATAAATAATAATAAACTCGAAAGAGAAAATAACAAAAGCGAGAGTATCAATAAATATGATATTCTCGTTTGTCGTTTTTGTATAGAATATTCATTTTCAAAAAAAATATCTCCCATTCTTATTGCTATTTGA
- a CDS encoding Nitrilase/cyanide hydratase and apolipoprotein N-acyltransferase yields MKIALIQQSNTSDLEKNISKLEQNIREVVKKGAELVVLQELHNGLYFCQTEDVNVFDQAETIPGSSTEYFGTLAKELGVVIVLSLFEKRTAGLYHNTAVVLEKDGTIAGIYRKMHIPDDPAYYEKFYFTPGDLGFQPIQTSVGKLGVLVCWDQWYPEAARLMALAGAEMLIYPTAIGWESSDAEAEKNRQREAWITIQRSHAVANGIPVISCNRVGLEKDPSGTTNGIQFWGSSFIVGQQGEILVQASDNREENIVLDVDMKRTETVRRWWPFFRDRRIDAYGDITKRWRK; encoded by the coding sequence ATGAAAATAGCTTTAATTCAACAATCAAATACATCAGATTTAGAGAAAAACATCTCTAAATTAGAGCAAAACATTCGCGAAGTAGTTAAAAAAGGAGCGGAGCTTGTTGTGTTGCAAGAACTTCATAATGGTTTGTATTTTTGTCAAACGGAGGATGTGAACGTTTTTGACCAAGCCGAAACTATTCCCGGATCTTCTACTGAATATTTTGGAACGTTAGCAAAGGAATTGGGAGTTGTCATTGTACTTTCGCTGTTTGAAAAACGTACGGCAGGATTATATCACAACACAGCCGTAGTTTTGGAAAAAGACGGAACTATTGCCGGAATATACCGTAAAATGCACATTCCGGACGATCCTGCCTATTATGAAAAATTTTATTTTACGCCGGGCGATTTAGGATTTCAGCCCATTCAAACATCGGTAGGAAAGTTGGGCGTGCTTGTCTGTTGGGATCAATGGTATCCTGAGGCAGCAAGATTAATGGCGCTTGCCGGCGCTGAAATGTTGATTTATCCTACGGCAATCGGTTGGGAAAGCTCAGATGCTGAGGCAGAAAAAAATAGACAACGAGAAGCTTGGATTACTATTCAACGCTCACACGCGGTGGCTAATGGAATTCCTGTAATTTCTTGTAATCGTGTCGGATTGGAAAAAGACCCGTCCGGAACAACGAACGGAATTCAATTCTGGGGAAGCAGTTTTATTGTGGGACAGCAAGGCGAAATTTTAGTTCAAGCATCTGATAACAGAGAAGAAAATATTGTTTTAGATGTAGATATGAAAAGAACAGAAACCGTACGTCGTTGGTGGCCCTTTTTCAGAGATAGGCGCATTGATGCGTATGGAGATATAACAAAGCGTTGGAGAAAATAG
- the rpsG gene encoding 30S ribosomal subunit protein S7 (Evidence 2a : Function from experimental evidences in other organisms; PubMedId : 10094780, 10606263, 10772857, 11160889, 11684020, 12244297, 12809609, 1398129, 1552908, 2461734, 385062, 6349681, 6989816, 7000779, 7507167, 7556101; Product type s : structure), producing MRKTKPKKRVILPDPVFNEAMVTKFVNHLMFDGKKTVAFGIFYNSLEVVKTKLPNEEKAPLEIFKKALENVTPLVEVKSRRVGGATFQVPTEIRPDRKESISMKNLIQYARKRGGRSMADKLAAEIIDAFNNQGGAFKRKEDMHRMAEANRAFAHFRF from the coding sequence ATGAGAAAAACAAAACCTAAAAAACGGGTTATCCTTCCGGATCCTGTTTTTAATGAAGCAATGGTTACAAAGTTTGTTAACCATTTGATGTTCGATGGCAAAAAAACAGTCGCTTTCGGCATTTTCTACAACTCATTAGAGGTGGTTAAAACCAAACTTCCAAACGAAGAAAAAGCTCCGCTTGAAATCTTTAAAAAAGCGTTGGAAAACGTTACTCCATTGGTGGAAGTTAAATCACGCCGTGTTGGTGGAGCCACATTCCAAGTCCCTACCGAGATTCGCCCTGACAGGAAAGAATCTATTTCAATGAAAAATCTTATTCAATATGCTCGCAAACGTGGTGGACGTTCAATGGCTGATAAATTAGCAGCCGAAATTATTGATGCGTTCAACAACCAAGGTGGCGCCTTCAAACGTAAAGAAGATATGCACCGTATGGCTGAAGCTAACCGTGCTTTTGCTCATTTCAGATTTTAA
- the rplC gene encoding 50S ribosomal subunit protein L3 (Evidence 2a : Function from experimental evidences in other organisms; Product type s : structure): MPGLLGKKIGMTSVFSADGKNVPCTVIEAGPCIVTQIKTVEKDGYDAVQVGFQEKKDKHTSKPEAGHFKKAGVAPQRHLVEFKEFEQEFKLGDVITVDSMFEADMYVDVIGTSKGKGHQGVVKRHGFGGVGQSTHGQHNRLRAPGSLGASSWPSRVMPGMRMAGRTGGEKVTIQNLVVLKVIPEHNLILIKGSVPGAKGSIVIINK; the protein is encoded by the coding sequence ATGCCAGGATTATTAGGAAAAAAAATCGGAATGACATCCGTTTTCAGCGCCGACGGTAAAAATGTACCGTGCACTGTTATTGAAGCAGGTCCTTGTATTGTTACTCAAATTAAAACGGTAGAAAAAGACGGTTATGATGCTGTTCAAGTGGGTTTCCAAGAAAAAAAGGATAAACACACTAGCAAACCAGAAGCCGGACATTTTAAAAAAGCCGGAGTAGCACCACAACGCCACTTGGTTGAGTTCAAAGAATTCGAACAAGAATTCAAATTAGGTGATGTAATCACCGTTGATAGTATGTTTGAAGCCGATATGTATGTTGACGTAATCGGAACTTCAAAAGGTAAAGGTCATCAAGGTGTGGTAAAACGCCACGGATTTGGTGGGGTAGGGCAATCTACTCACGGTCAGCACAACCGTTTACGTGCTCCGGGTTCTCTTGGAGCTTCTTCATGGCCTTCTCGCGTTATGCCGGGAATGCGTATGGCAGGACGTACCGGTGGTGAAAAAGTAACTATACAAAATTTAGTAGTGTTAAAAGTAATCCCTGAACACAACCTTATTTTAATTAAAGGTTCTGTTCCCGGAGCAAAAGGTTCAATCGTAATTATCAATAAGTAA
- a CDS encoding conserved exported hypothetical protein (Evidence 4 : Unknown function but conserved in other organisms), which translates to MRKTKLLFTLLFFTVTLICQGAAPTGYYYYARGKKKAELKTTLHEIAAPMFVLQYGSGEGYTWQGFYKTDQNADSTVIDIYSNNVRKFNGYNSVSGMAIEHSFPKSWWGGYENMAYRDLFHLYPADAQTNEIKSNLPLGETTGTLILDNGKSKIGKNGFETVYTDNCFEPADEYKGDFARSYFYISTIYENLYNLWNSPMLTNTTYPVWQPWAIDLLLKWHRQDPVSDKERNRADSIYTIQGNRNPFIDHPELAEYIWGNDTTQAFDYPAETDAFLISPKRMAKLDYKFILVNSTKSLNINIQGVNISSSVTVSFSRNSSSLSASSYTISQQDVLNGYNLQVNYAPTSVGETKDTLLIQGGGLAETMRVPISATATSDFIVTEATDATPVSGTLNWLEDPAATNYKLSVYQGDTKAGNLIISGYYEGAGNDKAIELYNGTGSAVDLSNYSLKKQTNGMGEYIVTQKLSGTLQNNKTYLLVMYTSTNDALRAKANAFGDSITAFNGNDAVALYRNGVPVDIIGKLNGGADYVWGLDKILKRKPEITHPTMNFDLNEWTEYPYSDLDRIGTHAMNFASSNTYLIQDLSVGTVTEYAVSNLDPNQRYTYKVTSYRSGVVVPSFNTMQLRTEPLETPTALDATEINGASFNANWEANPYASGYYVDVYKMTGQIVTETEGFNSVGSNGTPLPTGWTGTTSGNYTSTASSGMAIPSIAFKGDGQWLQTKQFADTITNLSFMYRFPSSAPGSYMKVEAQNKNGWTKIDSIPYVNTSKYYPSYDFSHNTGYTFIKFTYSKATGTTGNFALDDVSIQHGNIDTVFVQKNVFETGNQYNVSNLEENTDYYYRVRSTKGAFISEYSNQVKVSTLSTGLKNVKTQSYKVGALNNGFVVFGLKGNENIYLYSITGNLNKIIKSSSNSAFIPIINHGIYILQVETENGLEVYKLVK; encoded by the coding sequence ATGAGAAAAACGAAACTACTCTTTACTTTACTATTTTTTACAGTTACTTTAATATGTCAGGGTGCAGCTCCTACCGGATATTATTATTACGCCCGCGGTAAGAAAAAAGCAGAACTGAAAACAACACTTCACGAAATCGCTGCTCCTATGTTTGTTTTGCAGTACGGCAGCGGCGAAGGTTATACTTGGCAGGGATTTTATAAAACTGACCAAAATGCAGATAGTACTGTAATTGATATATATTCCAATAATGTTCGGAAATTTAATGGATACAATTCAGTATCCGGTATGGCAATCGAACATTCATTTCCTAAAAGTTGGTGGGGAGGGTATGAAAATATGGCTTACAGAGACCTTTTTCATCTTTATCCGGCTGACGCACAAACCAACGAGATTAAAAGTAATTTGCCATTGGGAGAAACAACAGGAACTTTAATTCTTGACAATGGAAAATCAAAAATAGGAAAAAATGGATTTGAAACAGTTTACACGGATAATTGTTTTGAACCGGCAGACGAATATAAAGGAGATTTTGCACGTTCATACTTTTATATATCAACTATTTACGAGAATCTATATAACTTATGGAATTCTCCAATGCTTACAAATACGACCTATCCTGTTTGGCAACCATGGGCAATTGATTTATTACTGAAATGGCATCGTCAAGATCCTGTAAGCGATAAAGAACGCAATCGTGCAGACTCTATTTATACTATTCAAGGAAACAGAAATCCTTTCATTGACCATCCTGAATTAGCCGAATATATTTGGGGAAATGATACAACGCAAGCATTCGATTATCCTGCTGAAACCGACGCTTTTCTTATTTCCCCAAAAAGAATGGCAAAATTGGATTACAAATTTATTTTGGTTAATTCTACTAAATCTTTAAATATAAATATTCAGGGTGTAAATATTTCATCTTCTGTTACTGTTTCATTTTCAAGAAACAGCAGTTCGTTGTCAGCATCAAGCTATACAATTTCGCAACAAGATGTGTTGAATGGTTATAATTTGCAAGTGAATTATGCCCCTACAAGCGTGGGTGAAACGAAAGATACTTTATTAATTCAAGGGGGTGGTTTAGCGGAAACAATGCGTGTTCCTATTTCAGCCACAGCCACTTCCGATTTTATTGTAACGGAAGCAACCGACGCTACTCCTGTAAGTGGCACTTTGAATTGGTTGGAAGACCCGGCTGCAACAAATTACAAACTTTCTGTTTATCAGGGCGATACGAAAGCAGGAAATTTGATAATTTCCGGATATTATGAAGGAGCAGGAAATGATAAAGCCATTGAGTTGTATAATGGAACCGGAAGTGCAGTTGATTTATCAAATTATTCTTTGAAAAAGCAAACTAATGGGATGGGAGAGTATATTGTTACGCAAAAACTTTCAGGCACATTGCAAAATAATAAAACTTATCTGTTAGTAATGTACACATCTACAAATGACGCATTAAGAGCTAAAGCCAACGCGTTTGGAGATTCAATTACTGCGTTTAATGGGAATGATGCTGTTGCTTTGTATCGCAATGGAGTTCCGGTAGATATTATAGGAAAATTAAATGGCGGAGCTGATTACGTTTGGGGATTGGATAAGATACTTAAACGTAAACCTGAAATTACTCATCCAACGATGAATTTTGATCTCAATGAATGGACGGAATATCCTTACAGCGATTTAGACCGAATTGGAACACATGCAATGAATTTTGCTTCATCCAATACGTATCTTATTCAGGATTTATCGGTAGGAACAGTAACGGAGTATGCCGTATCAAATCTTGACCCAAATCAGCGATATACATATAAAGTAACTTCGTATAGAAGCGGCGTGGTTGTTCCTTCTTTCAATACTATGCAATTAAGAACTGAACCTCTTGAAACTCCCACGGCTTTGGACGCCACCGAAATCAACGGAGCTTCTTTTAACGCAAATTGGGAAGCGAATCCTTATGCGTCAGGGTATTACGTGGATGTGTATAAAATGACGGGGCAAATTGTAACGGAAACGGAAGGATTTAATTCTGTTGGAAGTAACGGAACTCCATTGCCAACGGGTTGGACTGGAACCACAAGCGGAAATTATACTTCAACAGCAAGTTCCGGTATGGCAATTCCATCCATTGCTTTCAAGGGAGACGGACAGTGGCTTCAAACAAAACAGTTTGCCGATACTATTACTAATTTGAGTTTTATGTATCGTTTCCCATCATCGGCACCGGGTTCGTATATGAAAGTAGAGGCGCAAAATAAAAATGGTTGGACAAAAATTGACAGTATTCCGTATGTAAATACTTCAAAATATTATCCTTCTTATGATTTTTCGCACAATACTGGTTATACATTTATAAAATTCACTTATTCTAAAGCGACGGGTACCACAGGTAATTTTGCCCTGGATGATGTAAGCATTCAACATGGAAATATTGATACGGTTTTTGTTCAGAAAAATGTTTTTGAAACAGGAAATCAATACAATGTAAGCAATTTGGAAGAAAATACAGATTATTATTACAGAGTGCGTTCAACCAAAGGTGCATTTATTTCAGAATATTCTAATCAAGTAAAAGTTTCTACGCTTTCAACCGGTTTGAAAAATGTAAAAACTCAAAGTTATAAGGTAGGAGCGTTAAACAATGGATTTGTTGTTTTTGGATTAAAAGGAAATGAAAATATCTACCTTTATTCCATTACCGGAAATCTGAATAAAATAATTAAAAGTTCATCTAATTCGGCGTTTATTCCAATAATTAATCACGGAATATATATATTACAGGTTGAAACAGAAAACGGATTAGAGGTTTATAAATTAGTTAAATAG
- the rplD gene encoding 50S ribosomal protein L4 encodes MELNILDINGKETGKKVSLNDAIFGIEPNDHAIYLDVKQYLANQRQGTHKSKGRSEIAGSTRKLGRQKGGGGARPGDIKSPVRVGGGRVFGPVPRDYSFKLNKKVKQLARKSALAYKAKDNAILVLDTLNFEAPKTKEFVAITKNLQVADKKTLFILSNGNKNVYLSARNLPASKVVTISELNTYSILNAKNLVFTEESVAALEQIFKA; translated from the coding sequence ATGGAATTGAATATTTTAGATATTAACGGAAAAGAAACCGGTAAAAAAGTATCATTAAATGATGCTATTTTCGGTATTGAGCCAAATGACCATGCTATTTATTTAGATGTGAAACAATATTTGGCTAACCAACGTCAAGGAACTCACAAATCAAAAGGAAGAAGTGAAATTGCAGGTTCAACCCGCAAGTTAGGCCGTCAAAAAGGTGGTGGTGGCGCTCGTCCCGGAGATATTAAATCACCTGTACGTGTAGGTGGAGGACGTGTGTTTGGTCCCGTTCCACGTGATTACAGCTTCAAATTAAATAAAAAAGTAAAACAATTAGCACGCAAATCAGCTCTAGCTTACAAAGCTAAAGACAATGCAATTTTAGTGCTTGATACTTTAAATTTCGAAGCTCCAAAAACAAAAGAATTTGTAGCAATTACAAAAAATTTACAAGTAGCTGATAAAAAGACACTTTTCATTTTGTCAAATGGAAATAAAAACGTATATTTGTCGGCTCGTAATTTACCCGCATCGAAAGTTGTAACAATTTCAGAATTAAATACTTACTCAATTCTTAATGCTAAGAATTTAGTGTTTACAGAAGAATCGGTTGCTGCATTAGAACAAATTTTTAAAGCGTAA
- a CDS encoding hypothetical protein (Evidence 5 : Unknown function), translated as MIRKTQNVLTLLVLTILLCSWGGTGHYIISYNAPNYFPASMSGFNVWADSLADHASDADNRKSSDNTEGPKHYIDIDMYSEFNSTGKIASTYDSIVNIYGLYFVTNNGTLPWATKNTYDSLKLAFQNKNWHKAVLFASDLGHYVADGHMPLHLTQYYDGETYSQKGIHSRYESSMVSKYQSYLKNYSGYSPPAVTTVSNVNLYVLKYIYNNYKYVDSVFIADDYAQTLDSYFSTTYYSTLWDKTQFTKTLFRNASHTLAELIYSAWVEAGSPPYGSTPVKQVKTIQLTIYPNPTNGVVSIQTDNKIAKAEIYSLDGKLQAVFAENHFDVGFLSDGVYVLSIYGKDGWVAKEKLMVKK; from the coding sequence ATGATAAGGAAAACTCAAAATGTATTAACTCTTCTGGTTCTAACGATTTTGTTATGTAGTTGGGGTGGAACCGGACACTATATTATAAGTTATAATGCTCCTAATTATTTCCCTGCTTCTATGTCAGGATTTAATGTGTGGGCAGATTCATTAGCCGATCACGCTTCCGATGCGGATAATCGTAAAAGCTCAGATAATACGGAAGGTCCCAAACATTATATAGATATTGATATGTATTCCGAGTTTAATTCTACCGGAAAAATTGCTTCTACCTACGATTCTATAGTAAATATTTACGGTTTGTATTTTGTAACAAATAACGGCACATTACCTTGGGCTACAAAAAACACTTATGATTCTTTAAAATTAGCGTTCCAAAATAAAAATTGGCACAAGGCAGTTTTATTTGCTTCCGATTTAGGACATTATGTTGCCGATGGACACATGCCGTTACACCTTACTCAATACTACGATGGGGAAACTTATTCTCAAAAAGGCATTCATTCCCGTTATGAATCAAGTATGGTAAGTAAATATCAATCTTATCTGAAAAATTATTCAGGATATTCGCCGCCGGCTGTAACAACTGTGAGTAATGTAAATTTGTATGTACTGAAGTATATATATAATAATTATAAGTATGTAGATAGCGTTTTTATTGCGGATGATTATGCACAAACGTTGGATTCTTATTTTTCAACTACTTATTACAGTACGCTTTGGGATAAAACACAATTTACAAAAACGCTTTTCCGCAATGCTTCACATACATTGGCAGAGTTAATATATTCTGCTTGGGTGGAAGCCGGAAGTCCTCCGTATGGTTCAACTCCTGTAAAACAAGTGAAAACAATACAACTGACAATTTATCCAAATCCTACAAACGGAGTTGTTTCCATTCAAACAGATAATAAAATAGCAAAAGCAGAAATATATTCATTGGATGGAAAACTTCAAGCTGTTTTTGCCGAAAATCATTTCGATGTCGGTTTCTTATCCGATGGAGTGTACGTTCTTTCCATCTACGGAAAAGACGGTTGGGTTGCAAAAGAAAAATTAATGGTAAAGAAATAA